The Metabacillus schmidteae nucleotide sequence GTTGAAGAGCGCTGTGAACTGATCCGGGAGGTTACAAAAGAGATCCCAAATGTTGTAGTCGAATCGTATAAGGGTTTATTAATAGATTATGTTCGCGAAAAAAATGCTCAGGCTATTTTGCGCGGGTTACGAGCAGTATCGGATTTTGAATATGAAATGCAAATCACGTCAATGAATCGAGTGTTGGATGAAAATATTGAAACATTTTTTATGATGACAAATAATCAATACTCTTTTTTAAGTTCAAGCATTGTAAAGGAAGTAGCAAAATACAAAGGTGATATTTCTGAATTAGTGCCAGACGTTGTGGAGATAGCACTTAAAAATAAATTTTCTAAAAAGTAAAAGGTGAGGGACGCCCCTCACCTTTTACTTTATAATTAACTTGTTTTTGTAAAAACATTTCTTTTACTATATAGAAAAATATACAATAGCAGGGAAAGTATTGTAATAAGTGGACCGCTGTGAACAATCATTTCCCAATACTCTTTAGCCCAATCTGGTCCATGTTTCATAATCATAACAGGTAGTTCGTTAGTATTAAACGATTGTAAGTTCAGATATAGCGGGTTAAAAAGTAGAAAAGTGATAAAGGATGAATAAACACCCTGCAATATTCTTGCAAAAAAGAAAGGTTTAAATCGAATATCAGTATCAGCCAATATGCTAGCTACTTGTGCTTGTATGGATAATCCACCAAAGGCTAAGATAAAGCTTGCGATCATAACTTTATCAAGTAAACTAGCATCTGTTTCACTCACAAGTTGATTTCCGAGAGTTATTTCAAAAATTCCTGTTATTAGAGGAACACTAAGATCTGCAGTAATATGAAATAGGGCTAAAGCACCTGAAAAAACAATACCAATTAGTTGTGTAACATGGATAATGGCTAATATTTTATTAAATACTGAAAAAAGAATAATAAATCCACCAATCATTAATAAAGTTTGGATGGAAGATATAACAGCATCACCAAGCATTTTTCCAAGCGGTCGTGTTTCTTTAACTCTTGTTGAATGAAGTTCTTTAAAGGCTTGTGCAGGAGAGGGGATAAGTCTCTTTTTCTCTGTTTTAAGGGAGTCATCAGAATGACCATAGAACCTCATCGTAAGACCGACACCAAGGTTTCCTAAATAGTGTGAGGCAGCTAACAAAATACCAAGTGAAGGTTTATCAAAAAAGCCTACTGCAACTGCACCGAAAATAAACAAAGGGTTTGACGAGCTTGTAAATGAAACTAATCGCTCTGCTTGTATTGATGTAAGTTGTTTCTCTTGCCTCATTCTTGCAGTTAGTTTCGCACCTGCCGGATTACCAGAAGCCATCCCCATTGCCCATACAAATCCACCAACGCCGGGAACTCGGAAAATAGGTCTCATTAATGGTTCTAATAAAACACCGATGAATTTTACAACTCCAAACCCGATAAGAAGTTCTGATACAATAAAAAAAGGAAGCAAAGATGGAAAAACAACTTCCCACCATATTGTTAATCCTCTTATAGAAGCATCAAGTGATTCCTTAGGATTGAGAATAATTGCAATAGTTAAACCACTTATAAAAATGGCTATGAACAATGTTTTTAGTTTTGATGTAAAACTCAAAATATGACGCCTCCTAATTTTAACACAATCTTATAAAGAACAAGTTTTAAGAAACGGAACTTCAAGTGTTTGTACATACCTTATTAATTCAATATACGTAAATAGGTGTAGATTTTAGACCAGAAGATTGTTTCATTTGTTTATA carries:
- the coaD gene encoding pantetheine-phosphate adenylyltransferase, giving the protein MSSITVCPGSFDPITFGHLDIIKRGAKVFDQVYVCVLNNSSKQPLFSVEERCELIREVTKEIPNVVVESYKGLLIDYVREKNAQAILRGLRAVSDFEYEMQITSMNRVLDENIETFFMMTNNQYSFLSSSIVKEVAKYKGDISELVPDVVEIALKNKFSKK
- the ylbJ gene encoding sporulation integral membrane protein YlbJ — encoded protein: MSFTSKLKTLFIAIFISGLTIAIILNPKESLDASIRGLTIWWEVVFPSLLPFFIVSELLIGFGVVKFIGVLLEPLMRPIFRVPGVGGFVWAMGMASGNPAGAKLTARMRQEKQLTSIQAERLVSFTSSSNPLFIFGAVAVGFFDKPSLGILLAASHYLGNLGVGLTMRFYGHSDDSLKTEKKRLIPSPAQAFKELHSTRVKETRPLGKMLGDAVISSIQTLLMIGGFIILFSVFNKILAIIHVTQLIGIVFSGALALFHITADLSVPLITGIFEITLGNQLVSETDASLLDKVMIASFILAFGGLSIQAQVASILADTDIRFKPFFFARILQGVYSSFITFLLFNPLYLNLQSFNTNELPVMIMKHGPDWAKEYWEMIVHSGPLITILSLLLYIFLYSKRNVFTKTS